A genomic stretch from Corynebacterium faecale includes:
- a CDS encoding amidase family protein, translated as MSVASPSALSTLSARISTMSPAEHGFSWFNPEVTAGDGRGPLHGMIIPAKDLHHVAGMPTSFGAHGRRMMATETDPFLQSLINRGAIIAGKTQTSELGLTAYCEPVRMPAPDNPRFPGHTTGGSSGGAAVAVARLLVDAAHASDGGGSIRVPAAACGVVGFKPSHDSSGGSPATQGFITRDINTQSLLHAVAPVTRPLRIGVLLEPVHAETTVDDQFVHTVEAVAHRLERFGHEVVPVVRPYGDWAFEAFTEVLAMRSRSIEDPEDGEASAIVSWLRELGRAQTPLHRAQAVRAFDSVADVVLEAWDVDVVLSPTLASPPPALGHFSSLSPEADFMEQTRWTPWATTYNMTGGAAISLPVDGVGVHLGAVRVGNAEILGLGGQLL; from the coding sequence ATGTCAGTTGCCTCCCCGTCCGCGCTATCCACGCTGTCCGCGCGCATCTCCACCATGTCGCCGGCTGAACACGGATTCTCCTGGTTCAATCCGGAGGTCACCGCAGGTGATGGCCGCGGCCCGTTGCACGGCATGATCATCCCGGCCAAGGACCTGCACCACGTAGCTGGAATGCCCACCTCCTTCGGTGCGCATGGACGGCGAATGATGGCCACGGAGACCGACCCATTTCTGCAGAGCCTCATCAACCGCGGTGCGATCATCGCGGGCAAGACCCAGACCAGCGAACTGGGCCTGACTGCCTACTGCGAACCTGTCCGCATGCCCGCCCCCGATAATCCCCGGTTCCCCGGTCACACCACCGGCGGTTCCTCCGGTGGTGCGGCGGTGGCGGTGGCCCGTTTGCTTGTCGACGCCGCCCACGCCTCCGACGGTGGCGGTTCCATCCGGGTGCCGGCCGCAGCCTGCGGCGTGGTGGGTTTCAAACCCTCCCACGATTCCAGCGGTGGCAGTCCGGCCACCCAGGGGTTCATCACCCGGGACATCAACACCCAGTCACTTCTGCACGCGGTGGCACCGGTGACGCGCCCCCTGCGCATCGGTGTGCTCCTGGAACCGGTACACGCGGAGACAACTGTGGATGATCAGTTTGTGCACACGGTGGAAGCGGTGGCTCATCGGTTGGAACGTTTCGGGCATGAGGTGGTGCCAGTTGTCCGCCCCTATGGGGATTGGGCGTTCGAGGCCTTCACGGAGGTGTTGGCCATGCGCTCGCGTTCCATAGAGGATCCCGAGGACGGTGAGGCCAGCGCGATTGTCAGTTGGCTGCGCGAACTGGGCCGCGCACAGACCCCGCTGCACCGTGCCCAGGCGGTGCGCGCTTTCGACTCGGTGGCTGATGTGGTTCTGGAGGCCTGGGATGTGGACGTGGTGCTCAGCCCCACCCTGGCTTCTCCGCCCCCGGCCCTCGGGCACTTCTCCTCGCTCAGCCCGGAGGCTGATTTTATGGAACAGACCCGGTGGACACCGTGGGCAACCACCTACAACATGACTGGCGGCGCCGCGATCAGCCTGCCGGTGGACGGTGTCGGCGTGCATCTCGGTGCGGTGCGCGTGGGCAACGCGGAGATCCTCGGCCTGGGAGGTCAGCTGCTGTGA
- a CDS encoding CPBP family intramembrane glutamic endopeptidase, with protein sequence MTRARIKKEILLVLAITFGASGLRSLLRLIDDLLSPVALNDQAVSLTTPQATSVWLDLGLQLVSAGVLFSWGGLALYLLSGDGVRIGHIRWNDLGWGAGLAALIGLPGLIFYATAVHLGLSKQVIPTTLDSPWWEVPILLLWSGANAFGEEIVVVFWLLTRLRGLGWSVPAMIIVSSLLRGSYHLYQGVSAGFGNIIMGVVFAWFYHRTGKVWPLVIAHFLIDAVAFVGYTALGGNLSWLGL encoded by the coding sequence GTGACACGTGCCCGCATCAAAAAAGAGATCCTGCTGGTTCTGGCCATCACCTTCGGTGCAAGCGGTCTGCGCTCCCTGCTCAGGCTTATCGACGACCTCCTCTCCCCCGTCGCCCTCAATGACCAGGCCGTCTCGCTGACCACTCCCCAGGCAACCAGCGTGTGGCTGGACCTGGGTTTGCAGCTGGTGTCCGCGGGAGTGCTGTTCTCCTGGGGTGGCCTGGCGCTGTATCTACTCTCCGGTGATGGTGTCCGGATCGGGCATATCCGGTGGAATGATCTGGGTTGGGGCGCGGGGTTGGCCGCCTTGATCGGACTGCCCGGGTTGATCTTCTACGCCACCGCGGTGCACCTGGGATTATCCAAACAGGTCATCCCCACCACCCTGGACAGCCCCTGGTGGGAGGTGCCGATCCTGTTGTTGTGGTCAGGTGCCAATGCCTTCGGGGAGGAGATCGTGGTGGTCTTCTGGTTGCTCACCCGCCTGCGGGGCCTGGGGTGGAGCGTGCCGGCAATGATCATCGTATCCTCGCTATTGCGTGGTTCCTACCACCTCTACCAGGGGGTATCCGCTGGTTTCGGCAACATCATCATGGGTGTGGTCTTCGCCTGGTTCTACCACCGGACCGGCAAGGTGTGGCCACTGGTGATCGCCCACTTCCTCATCGATGCCGTCGCCTTCGTCGGCTATACGGCACTTGGCGGAAACCTGAGCTGGCTGGGGCTATAA
- a CDS encoding LCP family protein, with the protein MDSRGQGDYARDSQGRPILDRYGRPVRARRQAPRQPAQRPTPPPADSTRVFPQQPRRPVPPRQQYQPLPQNQPRQQAHQQPGRIGHIPQELPHVVNTPAPRQRKRRNLPKIRLRPRGCLGSLFSILAVILVLLGAGTLWADSQLNRVEATPDVRVSNTAGTNWLLVGSDSREGLTEEDIARLGTGGDIGVGRTDTIMLLNIPRSGEPTLLSIPRDSYVNIPGWGMNKINAAFTVGGPQLLAQTVEEATGLRVDHYAEIGMGGLANMVDAIGGVEMCPDVPIQDPLANLDIQAGCQEFDGATALGYVRTRATAMGDLDRVVRQREFFSALLSTATSPGTLLNPFRVIPMVGDAVGTFTVGEGDHMWHLARLALAMRGGIQNETVPIATFADYAVGNVVIWDDLAARELFDSLK; encoded by the coding sequence ATGGATTCACGTGGACAGGGGGATTACGCCCGCGACAGTCAGGGCCGTCCCATCCTCGATCGCTACGGCAGGCCCGTGCGGGCGCGTCGGCAAGCACCCCGGCAACCGGCTCAACGCCCAACGCCGCCACCGGCTGATTCCACGCGCGTGTTCCCGCAGCAGCCGAGGCGACCTGTGCCCCCGCGCCAGCAGTATCAGCCACTGCCGCAGAACCAACCCCGCCAGCAGGCCCATCAGCAGCCGGGCCGCATTGGGCATATCCCCCAGGAACTTCCGCATGTGGTCAACACCCCGGCGCCGAGGCAGCGCAAGCGTCGCAATCTACCCAAGATCCGCCTGCGCCCACGGGGTTGTCTTGGATCCCTGTTCAGCATCCTGGCAGTGATCCTGGTACTTCTGGGGGCTGGCACCCTCTGGGCGGATTCGCAGCTCAATCGGGTGGAGGCAACCCCGGATGTTCGCGTCTCCAATACCGCGGGCACCAACTGGCTGTTGGTGGGCTCTGATTCCCGCGAGGGCCTGACTGAAGAGGACATCGCGCGCCTGGGCACGGGCGGCGATATCGGTGTGGGCCGCACCGACACCATCATGCTGTTGAATATCCCGAGGAGTGGCGAACCCACGCTGCTGTCGATCCCGCGCGATTCCTATGTGAACATCCCCGGGTGGGGCATGAACAAGATCAATGCCGCCTTCACCGTCGGTGGCCCACAGCTCTTGGCACAGACGGTGGAGGAAGCCACCGGACTGCGGGTGGATCACTATGCAGAGATTGGCATGGGTGGGTTGGCCAACATGGTTGACGCCATCGGTGGCGTGGAGATGTGCCCAGACGTGCCCATCCAGGATCCGCTGGCCAATCTGGACATCCAGGCAGGGTGTCAGGAGTTCGACGGTGCCACCGCCTTGGGTTATGTGCGCACCCGTGCCACTGCCATGGGTGATCTTGACCGTGTGGTGCGCCAACGGGAGTTCTTCTCTGCGCTGCTGAGTACCGCCACCTCACCCGGCACACTGCTCAACCCCTTCCGCGTCATCCCGATGGTGGGAGATGCGGTGGGCACCTTCACCGTCGGTGAGGGTGACCACATGTGGCACCTGGCTCGCCTGGCACTGGCCATGCGTGGTGGCATTCAGAACGAGACCGTGCCCATTGCCACCTTCGCTGATTATGCGGTGGGCAATGTTGTCATTTGGGATGACCTGGCCGCCCGGGAGCTCTTCGATTCCCTGAAGTAG
- a CDS encoding DUF5926 family protein, translating into MAKKNKKNEVLPEGMSRRQAKLAARAAEREALVGEPRPFEGLAMEAQLVALQEFIPSATAPVTVTGTDRKVTLCTVLPGAAAALIRDEEHGGEAFVALQQATRSNTPGKDLAFALNWVRGAEAGQSLTSAKHDGSEPPLAELLSATATLDITPQQDFNWWLADEDNLSPEVAQHMQMANESILPSHPVEADVPGAVWWVNPGGKAHIRWVRTDEENALLAALARIAARGELILGEETKFAGAFRTHGITVPVWDLDPERSHTDYGAELKALDEKISAELSNDAQLTPDERRQLENIKSRQVTIR; encoded by the coding sequence ATGGCAAAGAAGAATAAGAAGAATGAAGTGCTGCCTGAGGGCATGAGCCGTCGTCAAGCAAAACTGGCGGCCCGCGCCGCAGAGCGCGAGGCCTTGGTAGGAGAGCCACGCCCGTTTGAGGGCCTGGCCATGGAAGCCCAGCTCGTCGCGCTGCAGGAATTCATTCCTTCCGCAACGGCACCGGTTACCGTCACCGGCACTGACCGCAAGGTCACCCTCTGCACCGTCCTCCCGGGAGCTGCAGCAGCACTCATCCGCGATGAGGAGCACGGCGGCGAGGCCTTCGTGGCGCTCCAGCAGGCGACCCGTTCCAACACCCCGGGCAAGGATCTCGCCTTTGCGTTGAACTGGGTCCGTGGTGCTGAAGCCGGCCAGTCGCTGACCAGTGCGAAACACGACGGCTCCGAGCCGCCGTTGGCGGAGCTTCTCAGCGCGACCGCCACCCTCGACATCACCCCACAGCAGGACTTCAACTGGTGGCTGGCCGATGAGGACAACCTCTCCCCGGAGGTGGCCCAGCACATGCAGATGGCCAATGAATCCATCCTGCCGTCCCACCCCGTTGAAGCTGATGTCCCGGGTGCTGTCTGGTGGGTCAACCCAGGTGGCAAGGCCCATATCCGTTGGGTACGCACCGACGAGGAGAACGCACTTCTGGCAGCCCTGGCACGTATCGCCGCCCGCGGTGAACTGATCCTGGGCGAAGAGACCAAGTTCGCCGGTGCCTTCCGCACCCACGGCATCACCGTCCCGGTCTGGGATCTCGATCCTGAGCGCTCCCACACGGATTATGGCGCTGAGCTCAAGGCCCTCGACGAGAAGATCTCCGCCGAGCTGTCCAATGATGCGCAGCTCACCCCGGATGAGCGTCGTCAGCTGGAGAACATCAAGTCCCGTCAGGTGACCATCCGCTAA
- a CDS encoding glycerophosphodiester phosphodiesterase, translated as MKIIAHRGLSSQYPELTASAFKGALELPIHGVETDVRLTRCGEVVCIHDPVISRVSNGFGRVSAMRLEQLLELNFGTEEAPEKVLTLNNLLDIMEDYPDKHLYIESKHPMRYSIMLEEEIVKILRYRGLTEDPRIHFISFSLPAIHLMNKLAPEIDRIHLRRSWERWLNPTDRRLSNPTGLGLSIERAKRNPHLIGRKGLPTYLFTVDKEKDWQWALERGVEMLTTNFPGEAAEYLNDDPVTALYANAHGKEE; from the coding sequence ATGAAGATCATCGCGCACCGGGGTTTATCCTCCCAGTACCCGGAGCTCACTGCATCCGCTTTCAAAGGTGCGCTTGAGTTGCCCATCCACGGGGTGGAAACAGATGTCCGCCTGACCAGGTGTGGTGAGGTGGTGTGCATCCATGATCCGGTGATCAGCAGGGTCTCTAATGGCTTCGGGCGGGTGTCGGCGATGCGGCTGGAACAGCTGCTGGAACTGAACTTCGGTACCGAGGAAGCCCCGGAGAAGGTACTCACCCTGAACAACCTCCTGGACATCATGGAGGATTATCCGGATAAACACCTCTATATAGAGTCCAAGCACCCGATGAGGTATTCCATCATGTTGGAGGAGGAGATCGTGAAGATCCTGCGCTACCGCGGCCTCACCGAGGATCCTCGCATCCACTTCATCTCCTTTTCGCTGCCCGCCATTCACTTGATGAATAAGCTCGCTCCTGAGATTGACCGCATCCACCTGCGTCGTTCCTGGGAACGCTGGCTCAATCCGACGGACCGTCGCCTCAGCAACCCCACCGGCCTGGGGTTGTCCATTGAGCGTGCGAAACGCAATCCCCATCTCATCGGGCGCAAGGGGCTGCCCACCTACCTGTTCACCGTGGATAAGGAAAAGGACTGGCAGTGGGCCCTTGAGCGTGGTGTGGAGATGCTCACCACCAATTTCCCTGGCGAGGCTGCGGAGTATCTGAACGACGACCCCGTAACCGCCCTGTACGCTAATGCGCATGGCAAAGAAGAATAA
- a CDS encoding GmrSD restriction endonuclease domain-containing protein — MRAQRRLAIAGSALTVLLALTGCQLPDSEQPTSSPVSTSATSPAPTSEQTSAAPSSTTDLSTSTSGTNTADPNSTLAVDVLSALEVKGRAPKTGYSRDEFGPAWADVDRNGCDTRNDILNRDLEQVAYRDNTQNCVVVTGVLNDPYTATQINFQRGQDTSTAVQIDHVVALSDAWQKGAQQLTAEQRRMFSNDPLNLLAVDGPANQQKSDSDAASWLPGNRAFRCDYVSRQIVVKHRYDLWVTAAEKDAMARVLDACPGQEVPTDDTVYTIAATATTTVEQPPVAPPVEQPAPVQPAPVQPAAVAPAPAPAGTDPRFPNCKQAIAAGYGNYVQGMNPEYDWYRDGDNDGVNCEH; from the coding sequence ATGCGGGCTCAACGCCGCCTGGCCATTGCCGGATCCGCCCTGACCGTCCTCCTTGCTCTCACTGGTTGTCAGCTTCCGGATTCAGAACAACCCACCAGCTCGCCGGTGAGTACATCGGCCACCTCCCCGGCCCCCACCTCGGAGCAGACTTCCGCAGCGCCGAGCTCCACCACGGACCTTTCGACGTCGACGTCCGGCACCAACACGGCAGACCCCAACAGCACCCTCGCGGTAGATGTACTCAGCGCACTGGAGGTCAAGGGCCGTGCGCCCAAGACCGGCTACAGCCGCGATGAATTTGGTCCTGCCTGGGCGGATGTGGACCGTAATGGTTGTGACACCCGCAATGACATCCTCAATCGGGACTTGGAACAGGTCGCCTATCGGGATAACACCCAGAACTGCGTGGTGGTCACTGGTGTACTCAATGATCCCTACACCGCCACCCAGATCAACTTCCAGCGCGGGCAGGACACCTCCACTGCCGTCCAGATTGATCACGTGGTCGCGCTATCGGATGCCTGGCAAAAAGGTGCACAACAGCTCACCGCAGAGCAACGCAGAATGTTCTCCAACGATCCCTTGAACCTGCTTGCGGTTGACGGCCCAGCGAACCAGCAGAAAAGTGATAGTGACGCGGCTTCCTGGTTGCCCGGCAACAGGGCGTTCCGCTGTGATTATGTCTCCCGTCAGATCGTGGTGAAGCATCGCTATGATCTGTGGGTTACTGCTGCGGAGAAGGATGCAATGGCCCGGGTGCTTGATGCCTGCCCTGGTCAGGAAGTACCCACTGATGACACGGTCTACACCATCGCCGCAACTGCCACGACCACCGTGGAGCAGCCCCCGGTAGCGCCGCCGGTAGAGCAACCAGCACCAGTACAACCAGCACCAGTACAACCAGCAGCGGTGGCTCCTGCACCTGCACCAGCAGGAACTGACCCGCGGTTCCCCAACTGCAAACAGGCCATTGCCGCCGGATACGGCAACTATGTCCAAGGTATGAACCCGGAATATGACTGGTACCGCGACGGTGACAATGATGGCGTTAACTGCGAACACTAG
- a CDS encoding pyruvate kinase, whose product MGTFSHDHLQELRHEMDELLTELAHVTEANKAEIDKVAPTHYNGAINLLHYLHLRTRDLRSLQSALASIGSTRLTTTEPSVKARLKSARNVIGAYLGEGPLYPGSDVADAFSDADEILDEHADILLGAPIEGTPSCIMVTLPTEAATDIELVRGFAKSGMDLARINCAHDDETAWKQMIDNIHTVAAEAGREIRVAMDLAGPKVRTGEIAPGPEVGRARVTRLDTGRVLTPSKLWITPISEDDVEPAPVPESLPGRPALPIQVDPTWFAKLHTGSVIGLTDNRDSRRSFTVVRTFDGAVLAEGYQNAYLTNGTLLQHDYERTPVRGIPPVLQRINLKVGNRLFLTSEDVIYNPSVGLGRTPMLSCTLPEAVGAVKVGHRVLFDDGSIAAVCIDKKEMNGHHVLELEVTRARPQGVNLAAYKGINLPDSELPLPSLTEEDLQHLRFVAEHADIVNVSFIRDTGDVDYVLQAMKNIAEETGQHDKVRELGLVLKIETIPGYENLAQIMLTGMQHENFGVMIARGDLAVELGFDRMAEVPQLIMALAEAAHIPTIFATQVLENMAKNGLPSRAEITDAALALRCECVMLNKGPHINDAIKVLARMSRKLGASQRKSRMLLRRIRSWEEPEA is encoded by the coding sequence ATGGGAACGTTCAGCCACGATCATCTGCAGGAACTACGCCATGAGATGGATGAGCTTCTCACCGAGCTCGCGCATGTCACCGAAGCCAACAAGGCGGAGATCGATAAGGTTGCCCCGACCCATTACAACGGCGCGATCAACCTGCTGCACTACCTGCACCTGCGCACCCGTGATCTCCGCTCCCTGCAGAGCGCACTGGCCTCGATCGGCTCCACCCGACTGACCACCACCGAACCCAGCGTGAAGGCGCGTCTGAAATCCGCCCGCAATGTGATCGGCGCCTACTTAGGTGAAGGCCCGCTCTACCCCGGTTCCGATGTGGCCGATGCCTTCTCCGATGCCGATGAGATCTTGGATGAGCACGCTGACATCCTCCTGGGCGCCCCGATCGAGGGCACCCCGTCCTGCATCATGGTCACCCTGCCCACCGAGGCTGCCACCGACATCGAACTGGTCCGTGGTTTTGCCAAGAGCGGCATGGACCTGGCCCGCATCAACTGCGCCCACGATGATGAAACCGCGTGGAAGCAGATGATTGACAATATCCACACCGTCGCCGCTGAAGCTGGCCGTGAGATCCGCGTGGCCATGGACCTGGCAGGCCCGAAGGTGCGCACCGGCGAGATCGCGCCGGGCCCGGAGGTGGGTCGCGCGCGTGTCACCCGCCTGGACACCGGCCGCGTGCTCACCCCGTCCAAGCTGTGGATCACCCCGATTTCTGAAGACGACGTGGAACCGGCACCGGTTCCAGAGAGCCTGCCCGGCCGCCCCGCGCTCCCCATCCAGGTGGATCCGACCTGGTTTGCCAAGCTTCACACCGGCAGCGTCATCGGCTTGACCGACAACCGTGACTCCCGCCGCTCCTTCACCGTGGTGCGCACCTTCGACGGCGCGGTGCTCGCCGAGGGCTACCAGAACGCCTACCTCACCAACGGCACCTTGCTCCAGCATGACTATGAACGCACCCCGGTGCGCGGCATCCCGCCGGTGCTGCAGCGCATCAACCTCAAGGTGGGCAACCGCCTGTTCCTCACCTCCGAAGATGTGATTTATAACCCCTCGGTCGGCCTCGGCCGCACCCCGATGCTGAGCTGCACCCTCCCGGAGGCGGTCGGTGCCGTCAAGGTCGGTCACCGGGTGCTTTTCGACGACGGCAGCATCGCCGCTGTCTGCATCGACAAAAAGGAAATGAACGGTCATCATGTCCTCGAATTGGAAGTCACCCGCGCCCGCCCACAGGGTGTGAACCTGGCAGCCTACAAGGGCATCAACCTGCCTGACTCCGAACTCCCCCTGCCCAGCCTCACCGAAGAAGACCTCCAGCACCTGCGCTTCGTGGCCGAACACGCCGATATTGTCAACGTCTCCTTCATCCGCGACACCGGCGATGTGGACTACGTCCTCCAGGCGATGAAGAACATCGCCGAGGAAACCGGCCAGCATGACAAGGTCCGCGAACTCGGCCTGGTGTTGAAAATCGAAACCATCCCCGGTTATGAAAACCTGGCGCAGATCATGCTCACCGGCATGCAACATGAAAACTTCGGTGTCATGATCGCCCGCGGTGACCTCGCCGTGGAACTCGGCTTCGACCGCATGGCTGAAGTCCCACAGCTGATCATGGCGCTTGCCGAAGCCGCCCACATCCCCACCATCTTCGCCACCCAGGTCTTGGAGAACATGGCCAAGAACGGCCTGCCGTCGCGTGCAGAAATCACCGACGCCGCCCTGGCCCTGCGCTGCGAATGCGTCATGCTCAACAAGGGCCCCCACATCAATGACGCCATCAAGGTCCTGGCACGCATGAGCAGGAAACTCGGCGCCTCCCAGCGTAAGAGCCGCATGCTGCTGCGCCGCATCCGCAGCTGGGAGGAGCCGGAAGCATAG
- a CDS encoding L-lactate dehydrogenase — protein sequence MRFVGSRVVLIGAGDVGVAYAYALVNQGIADELCIIDIDEKKLEGNVMDLSHGVVWAGKRTKVRKGTYADCADAAMVVICAGAAQKPGETRLQLVDKNVKIMKSIVDEVMANSFDGLFLVASNPVDILSYAVWKFSGLHQDRVIGSGTVLDTARFRYMLGELYDVSPKSIHAYIIGEHGDTELPVLSSATIAGVSMRKMLEKDPGLEDRLEKIFEETRDAAYRIIDAKGSTSYGIGMGLARITRAILNNQDVALPVSALLEGEYGEEDIYIGTPAIIDRSGIHRVVELEISDHEMARFKHSADTLRAIKDEIFPPER from the coding sequence ATGCGTTTTGTCGGTAGCAGAGTGGTTCTGATCGGGGCGGGCGATGTCGGGGTCGCCTACGCCTACGCGCTGGTTAATCAGGGAATTGCAGATGAGCTGTGCATCATCGATATTGATGAAAAGAAGCTCGAAGGAAATGTCATGGACCTCAGCCACGGTGTGGTGTGGGCGGGCAAGCGCACCAAGGTGAGGAAGGGAACCTACGCAGACTGTGCCGATGCCGCCATGGTGGTCATCTGTGCCGGCGCCGCCCAGAAACCGGGTGAGACCCGCCTGCAACTGGTGGACAAGAACGTGAAGATCATGAAGTCCATCGTGGATGAGGTCATGGCCAACAGCTTTGATGGGCTTTTCCTGGTGGCCTCCAACCCGGTGGATATCCTCTCCTATGCCGTGTGGAAGTTCTCCGGGCTGCACCAGGATCGTGTGATCGGTTCCGGCACGGTCCTGGACACCGCCCGCTTCAGGTACATGCTGGGTGAGCTTTATGATGTCTCCCCGAAGTCCATCCACGCCTACATCATCGGTGAACACGGCGACACGGAACTGCCCGTGCTCTCCTCCGCCACCATCGCGGGTGTGTCCATGCGCAAGATGCTGGAGAAGGATCCCGGTCTGGAGGACCGCCTGGAGAAGATCTTCGAGGAGACCCGCGACGCCGCCTACCGCATCATCGACGCTAAGGGATCCACCTCCTATGGCATCGGCATGGGATTGGCCCGCATCACCCGCGCGATCCTCAACAACCAGGATGTCGCCCTCCCCGTCAGCGCCCTACTTGAAGGGGAGTACGGCGAGGAGGATATATACATCGGAACCCCAGCCATCATTGACCGCAGCGGAATCCACCGGGTGGTGGAATTGGAGATCTCCGATCATGAGATGGCCCGTTTCAAACATTCCGCAGATACGCTGCGTGCTATCAAAGATGAGATCTTCCCGCCGGAGCGGTAG
- a CDS encoding alpha/beta-hydrolase family protein, which yields MALAPRIVALWHSRRETGGGAQPVTSAGGERVTRGRRQALSWAARGLGAGLELVPALRMAPTRRHRSLPNTMRAGFLGAEIATWWALSPSLLPRPWWVTAANLAVCQAVGHAVATAVHTVTPWMPRLSSPAHGAVGSITLVTVLVGMRRQRHQTDLMGIRNRGPMETAAGVAVGTAGYGALLVLGGLFQHSVGHLRLLAARMLPSWIRWLSWPMSIGLLSAGVVLLGDRVVLRRLLGHAARNAEHLNRLVFPGTSQPWEPERSGSPWSHERWGAVGSQGRAVLSGGPRRADIATVTGLDPRDVREPIRLFAGLVPGHTRAMQVDLLLREMHRTGAFRRDTIVINTSTGTGWITDWSVAATEFLTGGNCATVSMQYSYLPSALSWYRDTRAPILAARDLTDAIRTHLDMIPAPHRPSLYLAGESLGAYGTAGAYGDVTELLNKADGVILSGTPRFSDEMRSLIDSRAPGTPERLPTIDNGRHIRFVAEPDHLNHDHRGDPYPDKWEAPRMIIAQHASDPIVWWDLPLFIRRPEWLREPGTRGVKAPSAQNLDVFQRLRWVPFVTGWQLALDLAVSVDVPGGHGHNYHGEFLDYWAAVLEVPLTPAVKERAEAWIRENSVKR from the coding sequence ATGGCATTGGCACCAAGAATAGTGGCCCTGTGGCATTCCCGCCGGGAAACCGGTGGAGGTGCACAACCAGTCACGTCGGCGGGAGGGGAACGGGTGACACGGGGGCGTCGACAAGCTCTTTCCTGGGCCGCACGCGGCCTCGGCGCAGGCCTGGAGCTGGTCCCCGCGCTGCGGATGGCACCAACCCGGCGGCACCGAAGCCTGCCAAACACCATGCGGGCAGGCTTCCTCGGCGCAGAGATCGCCACCTGGTGGGCGCTGTCCCCCTCACTTCTACCGCGACCGTGGTGGGTAACCGCCGCCAACCTGGCGGTATGCCAGGCAGTCGGGCACGCAGTGGCGACCGCGGTGCACACCGTCACACCCTGGATGCCGCGCCTGAGCAGTCCGGCGCACGGCGCGGTCGGATCGATCACGCTGGTCACGGTACTCGTAGGGATGCGCAGGCAACGCCACCAGACCGATCTCATGGGAATCAGGAACCGCGGGCCGATGGAAACCGCGGCAGGTGTGGCGGTGGGTACCGCCGGTTATGGCGCACTGTTGGTGCTCGGTGGACTCTTCCAACATTCGGTGGGCCATCTCCGGTTGTTGGCGGCCCGGATGCTGCCCAGCTGGATCAGATGGCTGAGCTGGCCCATGTCCATCGGCCTCCTCAGTGCAGGTGTGGTGTTGCTCGGCGACCGCGTGGTGCTGCGCCGCCTGCTGGGCCATGCTGCCCGCAACGCTGAACACCTCAACAGGCTGGTCTTCCCCGGAACCTCCCAACCGTGGGAACCCGAACGCTCCGGCAGCCCGTGGTCCCATGAACGATGGGGCGCGGTTGGATCACAGGGGCGGGCGGTGTTGTCAGGTGGCCCACGGCGTGCCGACATCGCCACGGTGACAGGCCTGGACCCACGTGATGTGCGGGAACCGATCCGCCTTTTCGCCGGACTGGTGCCAGGCCACACCCGTGCGATGCAGGTGGATCTGCTGCTGCGCGAAATGCACCGCACGGGCGCCTTCCGCCGCGACACCATCGTGATCAACACCTCCACCGGCACCGGGTGGATCACCGACTGGTCCGTGGCAGCCACCGAATTCCTCACCGGAGGCAACTGCGCGACCGTATCCATGCAGTACAGCTATCTCCCGAGTGCCCTGAGTTGGTACCGGGACACCCGCGCCCCGATCCTGGCCGCACGAGACCTCACCGATGCCATCCGCACCCACCTGGACATGATCCCCGCGCCACACCGCCCCAGCCTCTACCTGGCGGGGGAATCACTCGGCGCCTATGGAACAGCCGGTGCCTACGGGGATGTGACCGAACTGCTGAACAAAGCCGACGGAGTGATCCTGTCCGGCACACCCAGGTTCAGCGATGAGATGAGATCGCTCATTGACTCACGTGCCCCGGGAACACCGGAGCGCCTGCCCACCATAGACAATGGACGCCACATCAGATTCGTGGCGGAACCGGATCACCTGAACCATGACCACCGGGGCGATCCCTACCCTGACAAATGGGAGGCACCCCGGATGATCATCGCCCAACACGCCTCCGACCCGATCGTATGGTGGGACCTGCCACTATTCATCCGCCGCCCGGAATGGCTCCGGGAACCCGGCACCCGGGGAGTAAAAGCACCATCCGCCCAGAATCTGGATGTATTCCAGAGATTACGATGGGTTCCTTTTGTCACCGGCTGGCAACTGGCACTGGATTTAGCCGTGTCGGTGGATGTTCCCGGCGGTCATGGACACAACTACCACGGGGAGTTCCTGGATTACTGGGCGGCGGTGCTGGAAGTTCCGCTGACTCCGGCGGTGAAGGAGCGGGCTGAGGCGTGGATCCGGGAGAACTCAGTGAAGCGGTGA